The window ATCGGCGCCGAGGCCGTGCTCGCGCTGCTGCAGCACGACATCTGCGCATTCACCGTCGGGCGCACCGCCGACCCCGAGCAGCTGTGGCAGCCGGCGTGGGAGCACCTGCACGAGGCTGGGGGCGGCGGGATCACGACGATAGCGCTGGCGGGGCTTGACCTTGCACTGTGGGATGCCGCGGCCCGCGCGGCCGACACCTCGGTCTCGGAACTGCTCGGCCGCCGCCGCACGGCGGTGCGCGCCTACGGGTCAGGCGTCAACCTGCACTACTCGCAGGACGACCTCGTCGCCCAGGTGCGGCGCTGGGTGGATGCCGGGTTCGACGCCGTGAAGGTCAAGGTCGGAAAGCCCTCGCTCGATGAGGACCTCGAGCGCATCGCTGCGGTGCGCGACGCGCTGGGGCCCGACCGCGCACTGATGATCGACGCGAACCAGCGCTGGGACCTGGACCGCGCCACCCGATCGATCGAGGCCCTCGCCGCGTTCGACCTCGCCTGGATCGAAGAGCCGCTGCGCGCCGACGACCTGGCCGGACACACCGAGCTGGCGCGCCGGTTGCGCGCCTCCAGTGGCGTGCCGATCGCGCTCGGCGAGAACCTGCACAACCGGTACCGGTTCGATGACTTTCTGCGCGCCGGTGCGGCGCAGATCCTGCAGCCGAATGTGGTGCGGGTCGGCGGCATCACGCCGTTCCGCCGGATTGCGGCATCCCTGTCCGCCGCCGGCGTCGGCGTGCACCCGCACCTGCTGCCCGAACTGTCGGGCCAACTCGCCCTCACCCTCGACTCCGACGCGCTCGTCGAGGATGTCGAAGACGCCGGGTTCGCCGCTCTGGGCGCGCTCACCGGCCTCAGCCCCGTCGCCATCGCCGACGGGCGCCTGACCGAGAACGACCACCTCGGTCTGGGCATGCGCTTCCGCGACGAAAGGACATCGTGATGACCACCACCGCCGAACAGCTCGAGACGCTTGCGGCATCCGCGGCTGCCGCGGCACCCGTGTGGCGTGCCGCCGACGCCGCCACCCGCGCCGGATGGCTGCGGGCCTTGGCCGACGCCCTGGACGCGCACCGCGACGAGCTCGTCGCGATCGCCGACCGCGAGACCCGGCTGGGCACCACACGCCTGACCGGAGAGGTCGGGCGCACCACCGGGCAGCTGCGGCTGTTCGCCGACGTGGTCGAAGAGGGCTCGTACCTCGAGCTCATCGTCGACGACGCCTCGGCCACTGCCCCCGAACTGCGGCGCATGCTCACCGGCGTCGGACCGGTCGCCGTGTTCTCGGCCTCGAACTTTCCGTTCGCCTTCTCGGTGTGCGGCGGTGACACGGCCTCGGCGCTGGCGGCCGGCAACCCGGTGATAGTGAAGGCGCACTCCGGGCATCCCGAGCTCTCCCGCCGTACGGCTGCGATAGCCGTCGAGGCGCTGGCCGCGGCCGGGGCACCCGAGGGATCGCTGGCGCTCGTCGAGGGCCGCGAGGCCGGCAACGCGCTCGTGCAGCATCCGGTCGTGCAGGCGGCCGGGTTCACCGGGTCGCTCGCCGGCGGCCGCGCCCTGTTCGATCTGGCCAGCGGCCGGCCCGACCCGATCCCGTTCTACGGAGAGCTCGGCAGCATCAACCCGGTCGTGATCACCCCGGCAGCGGCCGCCACCCGCGGCGACGCGCTCGCACAGGGCCTGGCCGGATCGTTCACCCTGGGCGTCGGCCAGTTCTGCACCAAGCCGGGCGTGGTCTTCATTCCGCGCGGCGCCGGGTTCGAGGCATCCCTCGCCGCCGCCGTCGCCGAGGCCGGCGGCGGCCCGCTGCTGACCGATCGGATCACCGACGCTTTCCCCGCCGGAGTCGATGCGCTGGTGGCCGAGCCCTCGGTCGAACTTGTCGGGCGCGGGGCGCCGACCGAGAACGGCGCGCAGCCGGTCGTGTTGGCCACGGACGCCGCCGCTGTGGCCGCCGACCCCGAGGTGCTGCTGGCCGAGGTGTTCGGCCCGGTCACGCTGCTGGTGCGCTACGAGGGGCAGGACGAGCTGCACGCGGCCCTGCGCGCGGTGCCGGGAAGCCTGACCGCCACGCTGCACGCCGAGCCCGACGACGATGTGGCCGCCACACTCACGCTGCTCGAGCAGCGGGCCGGTCGCGTGCTTTTCGCGGGGTGGCCCACCGGCGTCGCCGTGACGTGGTCGCAGCACCATGGCGGACCGTGGCCGGCCACCACTTCGCTGCACACTTCGGTGGGCGCCACGGCGATCCGCCGCTTCCTGCGCCCGGTCGTTTATCAGGACGCCCCGGCCCGCCTGCTGCCGCCGGTGCTGCGCGACGAGGCGCTCGCGCGGCTGCCGCACCGCCGCAACGGCATCCTCGTGGCGCCCTGACCCCTGTCGCGCCCGCCCCGCCTCGGGAAATTCCATATGGATTTTCCCAGGCCACATCAAACCGCCGGCAAATTGGTGTGGTTTCGGCAATTCCATATGGAATTTCCTCCACAGGGAATTGCCGAAACCACTCGGCGCTACTTCGTGACCTTCACCGTCACCGGGGCCGAGGTCGTCTCGCCCGCCGCGTTCGCGAACACAGCGACGATCGTGTGCGTGCCGCGCGAGACACCGGTCAGCGACACGCTCGCCCGCTGCCCGTTCGGCGACGCCGCGACAAGGTCGCCCGAGCCGACCACTTCGCCATCGAGCTCGAACCGGTACGAGGTGGCGTTCGTCCCCCACCACAGATCGGCGGTCGCGGTGAACGATCCATCTCCGTCCCAATTGTCGTGCGAGACGACGACCTTGCCGGGTGCGGCATCCGTCACCTTCACGGTCGTTGAGCCGGTCTTCGTCACGCCCTTCGCGTTCACGAGCTCGCCCGTGTAGACGTAGGTGCCGTTCTTCTTGCCGTTGAACGACACGGTCGCGCTCTGCGATGTGCCCGAGGCATCCAGCAGCCGCGTCGCCACCAGCGCGCCGTTCTCATACAGCCGGAACAACGACCCGGGCGTGCCCCACCACAGGTTCATGTCGACGTCGTACGTTCCGTCGTGCAGCCCGCTCGCCCATCCGCTGGTGTTCGACAGCGTCGCCGCCGACGGAGCAGCCGCGACCGCACTCGAGGGCGCGTTCGTGTACGCGATGCTCGCCGCCGGAACCTCGTCCATGCCCGCGCCGAGGTAATAGCTGGTGTGCGGCGGCTGGTTGTACGCGCTGTTCTGCGACGCGACCGACTGGCGGTACTGCGAGTCGTGCATCAGGGTGGGAATCCGCTGATCGGTCACATCCGTCGTCGTGTACACGCGCAGCGCGTTGCCGTCATCGGTGCGCACCACGACCTCTTCGCGCCAGTCGCCGAGCAGGTCTGCCTGCAGCGACGGGTTGCCCTTGGTCGTGTTGTTCGTGAGGGTTCCATCCATCCGCAGCAGCTGGTCGGAGCTCTGCGTGGCAGGGTTCCACTCCGAGATCGTCGGCACGCCGGCCGCGCTGGCCTCGTCGTAGTCGTGGTCGAAGATCTCTTGCGAGAGGTCGCCGTCCCAGTTGATGACGAAGTTCGCTGCCGGGATGCTGGTGGACAGCAGTTCGCCGTGCTCTGACTTCAGCGACCCGGTCGGCGAGTTCCAGACGTTGCCGCCCACGTTCCACGCTTCGGCACCCGGACTTGTCGGGTCGATGTCGCCGGCGACGCCCCGCCCGGTGTCGTCGGTGGCAGCGGTCTGCCAGATCACCTCGCCGGTCTCGGCGTCGCGCATCGTGGCGCCGATGCCACCGTTGCCCGAGACATCCTCATGCACGGCGAACACCTCGAGACCGGGGCGATCGGTGACGAAGTCACCCACGTGCAGGGCGTCGCCGTGCCCGAGCTTCGTGTTGTACAGCGGAGTGCCGTCATCGTCGATCGTCATCGAGCCGAACACGATCTCGTCGAGGCCGTCGCGGTCGACATCGGCGGTCACCAGCTGGTGGTTGCCCTGCCCCTCGTACTGCTTGCCCGCGTCGTTCGAGTCGAACTTCCAGCGCTCGACGAGCTTGCCGTCGATGAGGTCCCAGGTCGTGATGACCGTGCGGGTGTAGTAGCCGCGGCTGAACACGGCGCTCGGGTGCTCGCCGTCGAAGTAGCCGACGCCGGCCAGGAACCGGTCGACGCGGTTTCCGTACGAGTCGCCCCACGCCGAGACGTCGCCGCGACCGGGGTCGTAGTCGACGGTGTCGATGGCGGCGCCGGTGCGCCCATCGAAGGCGGTGAGGTACTCGGGACCGTCGAGGATGTATCCGCTGGCGTTGCGGTAGTCGGCGTCTTTGTCGCCGATGACCGTGCCGGTGCCATCGACTGTGCCGTCGGCGGTCTTGAAGAGCACCTCGGCCTTGCCGTCGCCGTCGAGGTCGAACACCACGAACTGCGTGTAGTGCGCTCCGGCACGGATGTTCACCCCGAGGTCGATGCGCCACAGCTTCGTGCCGTCCAACTCGACGGCATCCATGTACACCTTTCCGGTGTAGCCCGACTGCGAATTGTCCTTCGAGATCGACGGGCTCCACAAGAACACCAGCTCGTACTGGCCGTCACCGTCGAGGTCGCCCACGCTCGCGTCGCCGGGCGCATAGGTCACCGTCTGCCCGTCGGGCAGCACGTCGTCGGCGGGCTTGTCCAGCGGAATGTCGAAGAACTGATCGGGGTGCACGGCGAACTCGTCGGTGGCCGGCACCTCGGCACCGTCGACGAGAGCTGTCACGAAGTAGGTCGAATCGGCGGTACCGCCCGCATCGAGAAGATTCGTCGAGTCGGTGATCGGCTTGTCGTTGACCCGCACGCCGTCGCGGTAGACGTTGAAGCCCAGCTTGCGATCATCCAGACCCAGCAGCCGCCAGCTCAGGTACACGCCGTCGTCGACCTTGACGGCCACCGGCGCCCGGTCGAGGTACTCCACCTGACGCACGAGGGTGGTCGCAACGGGGGTCGAGAAGACAGCGGAGCGCTCCGAGACGCCGCCGTCGTTGACCGCGGCGATCCGGTACAGGTAGGGGCGCGTGGTCAGCACGTCGTCATCGGTGAACGTCGGCGCCGAGACAGTTCCGACGAGGTCGTAGGCGATGTCGGCACGGGTGCTGCGGTAGACCTTCCACTGCCGCGCGTCGCCGGCGTCATCCCAGGTGAGGGTGATGCTGTTGCGTTCGACCGTGGATGCCGCGACACCGGTGGGCACCACTGGTTTGGCCACGCTCGCGTCGATGACATCGACCGTCAGCCGCTCGCTCGGCTGCGAGACCCGCGCCCCCTTCACCGTCGCCACCGCGTAGTCATAGCTCTCGCCGATCTCGACATCGGTGTCGCGGAACGCGAGCTCCCCCGTGGTGCGGCCGATCTCGGTGAGGTCGTCGCCGTCGGCGCGGTACACCGCGTATCCGGTCGCGTCGGCCGCGGCATCCCAGCTCAGATCCACGGCCGGAACGGATGCCGCAACGGCGGCATGCAGCGCGGTGGGAGCGGCCAACGGCGTCTGCACCGTGAGGCCGTTGATGCGCCCGTCGCCTCCGGTGACGGTGACGTTCAGCTGCCCATCGGTCACCTCGATGGCGGGAAAGTACTTCTCATTGATGACACCGGAGTTCGTTCGCGGCCCGGCATAGGCGGTGCCCTCGACGTCGAGACTCGTGGTGTTGCCGGCGATGAGGTCGCCCGCCCACACGGTGACCTCGTAGGTGCCGTCGGGCACATCGACGGCGAACGACTGGTTCGCGCTGATCGTGAAGTCGCCCTTCATCGCGTCGTCACCGCCGCGGTCGCGGAAGCCGTTCGAGGCCGGCGCGACCGTGAACCCGTAGCCGGCGTCGGCGGAGTACGTCGTGCCGGGGTTGACGCCGATCCATCCGTCGGCGATCGGCGAGGCGGGCCCGCCGAAGTCGAACGCGAGGTCGATGTCGTCGGCTGCTGCGGCGGGGCCTGCCAGCGCGAGCCCTCCGGTGACGACGACGACGCTCGTCAGTGCCGCGACGAGCGGCCGGATGCGGCGGTGCTGATCTCGCACAAGATCTCCTTCGATCATGGGATGGGAAAGCGCTTACCAGACGCGCATCTCTATTTTTCCCCACCCCGCCGCGTCGCGTCAACCCTCCGCTCAAGACACCGGTCCAGCGGGGAAATTCCATATGGAATTTCCCAACCCACATCAAACTGCCGGAAAATTGATGTGGTCTCGCGAATTCCATATCGAATTTCCCCGGCACCCGCGGAGCGGGAGGGGCGGGGAAAGCGCTTGCCGGATAGGGTGATCACATGACGGAAACCTCACGCTTCCGGATCGGCGAGACCGACTTCCTGCTCGACGGCCGCGCACACCGCATCATCTCCGGCGCGATGCACTACCCGCGCATCCACCCCGACCTCTGGCGCGACCGCATCCGCACAGCCAAGCTCATGGGCCTGAACGCCATCGAGACCTATGTCGCCTGGAACGCCCACGAACCGGTGCGCGGCCAGTGGCGAGAAGACGGTGACGTCGACCTCGGCCGCTTCCTCGACATCGTCGCCGAAGAGGGACTGCACGCGATCGTGCGCCCCGGCCCATACGTGTGCGCCGAGTGGCACAACGGCGGCCTGCCCACCTGGCTCACGGCCGAGCCCGGCATCCGCCTGCGCAGTTCCGACCCGCGCTACCTCGCCGAAATCACCGGATACCTCG is drawn from Microbacterium protaetiae and contains these coding sequences:
- a CDS encoding mandelate racemase/muconate lactonizing enzyme family protein, whose protein sequence is MTTIAAFDARLLRVPLTRPWGADVTALGVIATHVVRSDGAEGWGFSWTPQIGAEAVLALLQHDICAFTVGRTADPEQLWQPAWEHLHEAGGGGITTIALAGLDLALWDAAARAADTSVSELLGRRRTAVRAYGSGVNLHYSQDDLVAQVRRWVDAGFDAVKVKVGKPSLDEDLERIAAVRDALGPDRALMIDANQRWDLDRATRSIEALAAFDLAWIEEPLRADDLAGHTELARRLRASSGVPIALGENLHNRYRFDDFLRAGAAQILQPNVVRVGGITPFRRIAASLSAAGVGVHPHLLPELSGQLALTLDSDALVEDVEDAGFAALGALTGLSPVAIADGRLTENDHLGLGMRFRDERTS
- a CDS encoding aldehyde dehydrogenase (NADP(+)) produces the protein MTTTAEQLETLAASAAAAAPVWRAADAATRAGWLRALADALDAHRDELVAIADRETRLGTTRLTGEVGRTTGQLRLFADVVEEGSYLELIVDDASATAPELRRMLTGVGPVAVFSASNFPFAFSVCGGDTASALAAGNPVIVKAHSGHPELSRRTAAIAVEALAAAGAPEGSLALVEGREAGNALVQHPVVQAAGFTGSLAGGRALFDLASGRPDPIPFYGELGSINPVVITPAAAATRGDALAQGLAGSFTLGVGQFCTKPGVVFIPRGAGFEASLAAAVAEAGGGPLLTDRITDAFPAGVDALVAEPSVELVGRGAPTENGAQPVVLATDAAAVAADPEVLLAEVFGPVTLLVRYEGQDELHAALRAVPGSLTATLHAEPDDDVAATLTLLEQRAGRVLFAGWPTGVAVTWSQHHGGPWPATTSLHTSVGATAIRRFLRPVVYQDAPARLLPPVLRDEALARLPHRRNGILVAP
- a CDS encoding chitinase N-terminal domain-containing protein translates to MRDQHRRIRPLVAALTSVVVVTGGLALAGPAAAADDIDLAFDFGGPASPIADGWIGVNPGTTYSADAGYGFTVAPASNGFRDRGGDDAMKGDFTISANQSFAVDVPDGTYEVTVWAGDLIAGNTTSLDVEGTAYAGPRTNSGVINEKYFPAIEVTDGQLNVTVTGGDGRINGLTVQTPLAAPTALHAAVAASVPAVDLSWDAAADATGYAVYRADGDDLTEIGRTTGELAFRDTDVEIGESYDYAVATVKGARVSQPSERLTVDVIDASVAKPVVPTGVAASTVERNSITLTWDDAGDARQWKVYRSTRADIAYDLVGTVSAPTFTDDDVLTTRPYLYRIAAVNDGGVSERSAVFSTPVATTLVRQVEYLDRAPVAVKVDDGVYLSWRLLGLDDRKLGFNVYRDGVRVNDKPITDSTNLLDAGGTADSTYFVTALVDGAEVPATDEFAVHPDQFFDIPLDKPADDVLPDGQTVTYAPGDASVGDLDGDGQYELVFLWSPSISKDNSQSGYTGKVYMDAVELDGTKLWRIDLGVNIRAGAHYTQFVVFDLDGDGKAEVLFKTADGTVDGTGTVIGDKDADYRNASGYILDGPEYLTAFDGRTGAAIDTVDYDPGRGDVSAWGDSYGNRVDRFLAGVGYFDGEHPSAVFSRGYYTRTVITTWDLIDGKLVERWKFDSNDAGKQYEGQGNHQLVTADVDRDGLDEIVFGSMTIDDDGTPLYNTKLGHGDALHVGDFVTDRPGLEVFAVHEDVSGNGGIGATMRDAETGEVIWQTAATDDTGRGVAGDIDPTSPGAEAWNVGGNVWNSPTGSLKSEHGELLSTSIPAANFVINWDGDLSQEIFDHDYDEASAAGVPTISEWNPATQSSDQLLRMDGTLTNNTTKGNPSLQADLLGDWREEVVVRTDDGNALRVYTTTDVTDQRIPTLMHDSQYRQSVASQNSAYNQPPHTSYYLGAGMDEVPAASIAYTNAPSSAVAAAPSAATLSNTSGWASGLHDGTYDVDMNLWWGTPGSLFRLYENGALVATRLLDASGTSQSATVSFNGKKNGTYVYTGELVNAKGVTKTGSTTVKVTDAAPGKVVVSHDNWDGDGSFTATADLWWGTNATSYRFELDGEVVGSGDLVAASPNGQRASVSLTGVSRGTHTIVAVFANAAGETTSAPVTVKVTK